The nucleotide window GGCGGCAGATGACGGTCCAGCCCCACCACAAAGGGTATGCGCGCGCTGCCGGCCAGCCAGGCGCCCAGGGCGCCCAGACCGGTTACCACGATGAGCAGCCCCACCAGACGGGTGAGCGGCAGACCCAGCTTGTCGCCGGTGCTGGCGATGATATCCACGATCCCCGTGACCAGGCTGGTGCCCTCGGCGGGCGAGATGGTCAGGACAGCCAGGGTACCGATTATGTAAATGCCGGCAATGATGGGCGCCGCCACCAGGATTGAGCGCGGCAGCGACCGTCCGGGATCACGCACCTCTCCTCCCATGATTACCGCCAGCTCCAGCCCGGCCAGCGCAAAGCACAGGCTCGACCAGAGGCCCACATTTGATTGGCTGATATCAGGCATGAGGGAGCCCTGGGCAAAGGGATTCCGGCCCCACCCGGCGGCCAGGGCGGCGCCAGCCAGAATGATCAGTATGGCAACGATAATCCAGGTGGCCGCTGCCCCTGCATTGTGGACCCACCGGCCGGTGCGCAGCCCCACGATGTTCGTGCCGATGGCCAGCCATAGCACGCCCAGGGAAAAACCCACTTGATAGAGCGGGTTGTCCGCCAGCCCCGCGTACTGGCGGCCCCAGATGTACACGGCGTTGCCGGCAATAAAGACGATGAGCGAGGGATAGTAGATCAGATTGTTCACCCAGTAGGCCCAGCCGCAGATAAAGCCGTGCAGCGGCCCGAATGCTTCCCGGGTCCAGACATAAATGCCCCCTTCCTCGGGGAGGCGGGAGGAGAGCTCCAGAACGGCCAGCCCCTGGGGAATGAAAAACAGCAGCACCGCCACCAGCCAGAGAATGATGGAGGATGGACCGATATTGGCGGCCGTGAGCAGCCAGCGCAGGCCGATGATGGCCACCACGTGCAAAAACACCAGGTCGCGGAGACCCATGACCCGGGGCAGCTGGACCGGCTGGCTCACGACGCCTGCTCCCGGCTGGGCTGTTCCCTTTCAGTCGCGCTTCGGGCGCGGGCGGTGGCGGGTTCCTCCGCCGGAGCTGCGGCCAGAGGGACGAAATGGCTTATGGTGTTGGCGTAGTAGCGGAGCAGTAGCAGCTCATCGGCGGCTGCGCGGTACAGGTTGCCATCTTCCAGCACCAGATGCCGCAGGGTGAGCATGCGTAATCCCACGCTAATAGCGTAATCCCGGTCGCTGCGGGGGATATAGACGTGGGCGCCCACGGCTTCCAGCTGGTCGATGAGCTGCTGAGCCCGGGCCTTCAGCTCCAGGTTTGAGAAGGTTTTCTCAGGTTGTTCGGTGAATACGTGGGCGATCAGCGCAACCGGCAAAACTGGAATCACCTGCCCCACGGCTGCCATCAGGTCCCTGGCCAGCTGCCGAATCCGCTGAATGCGCCTTTCCGGATCGTCTTCCATGAAATCCGGCGCCTGGGCCATAATATATTCACGCATGGAGATGGGCGTCCCCAGGTTGGCCGCCGCGTAGCCGAAGCGGTACCACTTGCCCTGCAGCATAAGCCAGATGTTGTGCGCAATGAACTTGAGCGCCGTCCGGATGCCAAACATGCGCGGCAGTTTCTCGGGATCGGGGTCGAGTTTCCGCAGCAGGGTACGGTCCTCCAGGACGCGGTCGAAGTTGAGGCCTACCGGGATGAAGACCATGTCCCGCTGACCCTGGGGATCAAAGTCTTCCAGCATATATTTCAAC belongs to Candidatus Neomarinimicrobiota bacterium and includes:
- a CDS encoding amino acid permease — its product is MSQPVQLPRVMGLRDLVFLHVVAIIGLRWLLTAANIGPSSIILWLVAVLLFFIPQGLAVLELSSRLPEEGGIYVWTREAFGPLHGFICGWAYWVNNLIYYPSLIVFIAGNAVYIWGRQYAGLADNPLYQVGFSLGVLWLAIGTNIVGLRTGRWVHNAGAAATWIIVAILIILAGAALAAGWGRNPFAQGSLMPDISQSNVGLWSSLCFALAGLELAVIMGGEVRDPGRSLPRSILVAAPIIAGIYIIGTLAVLTISPAEGTSLVTGIVDIIASTGDKLGLPLTRLVGLLIVVTGLGALGAWLAGSARIPFVVGLDRHLPPILGRLHPRWQTPYVALLVQGVGASFFILVSVLGSSLEEAYLVLVDTTIIVYFIPYLYLFLAVGVLRRREAGSARPAFRIPGGKLGVGLVGVIGFATTALSIVLASIPSEVAAAPVWFFVKVVGGAAGLLLVGLTFYFWNARVRRPDLPGTPAA
- a CDS encoding 1-acyl-sn-glycerol-3-phosphate acyltransferase; this encodes MTEPIALPLWLLLAGGLLAAWALLDRLLLPSVRWYFRRRVNIVITEINQRLDLKLPDFKLTQRKVLIDRLVYDPKVLAAVDEYCREHDVPREVALEKVERYAKEIVPAFNALIYFRVGSWLSKTIARLLYRVRLGYADEAQLAKVDPNASVVFVMNHRSHMDYILVSYLAVNRVALSYAVGEWARVWPFQQLIQATGAYFVRRGSGDPFYRRVLARYVQMSTEAGVVQAIFPEGGLSRDGAMREPKLGLLKYMLEDFDPQGQRDMVFIPVGLNFDRVLEDRTLLRKLDPDPEKLPRMFGIRTALKFIAHNIWLMLQGKWYRFGYAAANLGTPISMREYIMAQAPDFMEDDPERRIQRIRQLARDLMAAVGQVIPVLPVALIAHVFTEQPEKTFSNLELKARAQQLIDQLEAVGAHVYIPRSDRDYAISVGLRMLTLRHLVLEDGNLYRAAADELLLLRYYANTISHFVPLAAAPAEEPATARARSATEREQPSREQAS